One Urocitellus parryii isolate mUroPar1 chromosome 9, mUroPar1.hap1, whole genome shotgun sequence DNA segment encodes these proteins:
- the Znf655 gene encoding zinc finger protein 655 isoform X3, protein MEEISAQEAAGSPRVQFQSLETQSECFPPEPQFLQDTDMEQGLTGGFPISKPDGISQLEQNQVFDLDIKNREVLKDDCSDGETREENKLLIAKQRISEEVHSYKVRVGRLKQDIAQVPETREVYKSEDRLERLQEILRKFLFLEREFRQITISKKTFTSEKNSECNEPEKSFSLDPTLDADQRVLRIQNIDDNKYDMNFSQDSAAGKHEHINLTQNFQSSENKESLMDLSHLSKWESIPTTEKSYKCDACGKIFHQSSALTRHQRIHTREKPYKCKECEKSFSQSSSLSRHKRIHTREKSYKCEVSDKSCETSDKSCSQSSEVIPHKKSHTKGKSYKCGSCERVFSRSVHLTQHQRIHRDMPCKCTICGRDFCHTSYLIEHQRVHHPEKSYEYDECGLAYVKHQGIRFREKPYTCSECGKDFRLNSHLIQHQRIHTGEKPHECNECGKAFSQTSCLIQHHKIHRKEKAYECNDYEESFSHSSDLTLQQEVLTREKVFDCDAWEKNFSQRAHVVQHQRIHTKEKPYEFDERGKTFSHVQASFDI, encoded by the exons GATTTCCAATTTCCAAGCCTGATGGGATCTCTCAGCTGGAACAAAATCAAGTCTTTGATCTGGACATTAAGAATAGAGAAGTCTTAAAAGATGACTGCTCAG ATGGAGAGACCAGAGAAGAGAACAAGCTGTTGATTGCTAAGCAGAGAATTTCGGAAGAAGTACATTCATACAAAGTGAGAGTAGGAAGACTCAAACAAGATATTGCTCAAGTTCCTGAGACTAGAGAAGTATATAAATCTGAGGACAGATTAGAAAGACTTCAGGAAATCCtaaggaaatttctttttctggagAGAGAGTTTAGGCAAATAACAATCAGCAAGAAAACCTTCACCAGTGAGAAGAACAGTGAATGTAATGAACCCGAAAAAAGCTTCAGTCTGGACCCTACCCTTGATGCAGATCAGAGAGTTCTTAGAATACAGAATATTGATGATAATAAGTACGACATGAACTTCAGCCAGGACTCGGCTGCTGGTAAACATGAACACATTAACCTGACACAGAATTTTCAGAgtagtgaaaataaagaaagcttAATGGATCTCTCCCACCTTAGTAAATGGGAAAGCATTCCTACCACTGAGAAATCCTACAAATGTGATGCTTGTGGGAAAATCTTCCATCAGAGCTCAGCCCTTACTAGACATCAGAGAATCCATACTAGAGAGAaaccttacaaatgtaaagaatgtgaaaaatctTTCAGTCAGAGCTCAAGTCTTAGTCGACATAAAAGAATACACACTAGAGAAAAATCCTATAAATGTGAAGTGTCTGATAAATCCTGCGAAACATCTGATAAATCCTGTAGTCAGAGCTCAGAAGTAATTCCGCATAAGAAGAGTCACACCAAAGGCAAATCTTATAAATGTGGCAGTTGTGAAAGAGTCTTCAGTCGTAGTGTACACCTTACTCAACATCAGAGAATTCACAGAGACATGCCCTGTAAGTGTACTATTTGTGGCAGAGACTTCTGTCATACTTCATATCTAATTGAACATCAGAGGGTCCATCATCCAGAGAAATCCTATGAGTATGATGAATGTGGGTTGGCTTATGTTAAACATCAAGGAATTCGTTTCAGAGAAAAGCCCTACACATGTAGTGAATGTGGAAAAGACTTCAGATTGAATTCACATCTAATTCAGCATCAACGaattcacacaggagagaaaccacATGAATGCaatgaatgtggaaaagctttcagtcaaaCCTCATGCCTTATTCAGCATCACAAAATacacagaaaagagaaagcataTGAATGTAATGATTATGAAGAAAGTTTCAGTCATAGCTCAGATCTTACCCTGCAACAAGAGGTTCTCACCAGAGAAAAAGTCTTTGATTGCGATGCATGGGAAAAGAACTTCAGTCAGAGAGCACACGTTGTTCAACATCAAAGAATTCATACCAAAGAGAAACCTTATGAATTCGATGAACGTGGGAAGACATTTAGTCATGTTCAGGCCTCATTTGACATCTGA
- the Tmem225b gene encoding transmembrane protein 225B, with amino-acid sequence MLTLEDKNMKGLTWAIVLVLTSLGYLLILLVSIFPFWVRLMDEETQDVFFSGLFENCFHIKCWKPRPLSIYILLGRFFLISAVILAFLTIFLTVSSASELFPRTWKHNVVSATVSFLTGICAFLAMLLHALEIRDLRMKPSPPQFSMQWPYYILGFDILLFLVAGAICLSQGKICLRCRLLPIYQSTEDVQGTLHLEKLESLGGKLSWVQKETQLREATVI; translated from the exons ATGCTGACTTTAGAGGACAAGAACATGAAGGGACTCACCTGGGCCATAGTCCTGGTCTTGACCTCCCTGGGCTACCTGCTCATACTGCTGGTCTCCATCTTTCCCTTCTGGGTGCGGCTCATGGACGAGGAGACCCAGGATGTGTTTTTCAGTGGCCTGTTTGAGAACTGCTTCCATATCAAATGCTGGAAGCCTCGACCCTTATCCA TCTACATCCTCCTGGGCCGGTTCTTCCTGATCTCTGCAGTTATCTTGGCTTTCCTCACCATCTTCCTCACGGTGTCCTCTGCATCTGAACTCTTCCCAAGGACTTGGAAGCACAATGTTGTGTCAGCCACTGTCAGCTTCCTCACAG GGATCTGTGCCTTCCTGGCCATGTTGCTGCATGCCCTGGAGATCCGGGATCTGAGGATGAAGCCCAGTCCACCACAGTTCTCCATGCAGTGGCCTTACTACATCCTGGGCTTTGACATCCTTCTGTTCCTGGTGGCTG GTGCCATTTGCCTTTCTCAAGGAAAAATCTGCCTTAGATGTCGCTTGTTGCCCATTTACCAGAGCACTGAAGACGTCCAGGGGACCCTACACTTGGAAAAGCTGGAAAGCTTGGGAGGAAAACTGAGCTGGGTACAAAAGGAGACCCAGCTGAGGGAAGCAACAGTTATCTAG